Sequence from the Mesorhizobium sp. PAMC28654 genome:
TCACCGCCGTCCTTGTGTTCGGCGTGCATATGCTGATGACGCGCACGCAGGCCGGCCGCTCCATGCAGGCGTTCAGCCAGAACGCGGCGCTGGCGCGTATCGTCGGCATCGACGTCGCACGCGTCGTTCGCATGACCTGGATCATCGGTGGGGCGCTGGCCTGCGTCGCCGGCGTCATGATCGGCATTCTCGTGCAGATCCGCCCGTTCATGGGTTTCGACATGCTGCTGCCAATGTTCGCGGCCGCCATCCTCGGCGGCATCGGCAGCATTCCAGGCGCCGTTCTCGGTGGCTTGATCATCGGCCTCGCGGAGGCTGGCGCGGTGCAGCTGATCGGCGCTGAATGGCGCGCCGCCGTCGCCTTCATCATCCTGATGGCGGTGCTGTTCGTGCGGCCTTTCGGCATCTTCGGCGTGAGGGAACGATAATGGATCTTCTCGGCTACGGAGCGTTCTTCCTGACGACCGCGCTGATGTTTTCGCTGATCACGCTCGGGCTCAATCTGCAGTGGGGGCTGACCGGCCTTTTCAATGTCGGCCTCGCCGGCTTCGTCGCGATCGGCGCCTACACTTCCGCTTTGTTGACCACGCCGGAAGACGTCGCCCGGCTGGGAGGCTTCGGCCTGCCGATCATCATCGGCTGGCTTGGCGCGATGATCGTTGGCGGCATCGCGGCCGCCATCACCGGCATGGCCACCCTGCGCCTGAGATCGGACTATCTGGCGATCACCACATTCGGCGTCGCCGTCGTCGTGCAACTCGTCGCGCTGAATGCCCAGAGGCTGACCGGCGGCCCCTTCGGCATCGGCTTCATCCCGCGCCCCTTCGGCGAGCTTGCCGAAACGCCCCTGCTGTTCAACCTGTCAAACCTTGCCGTGGTTTCGGCGGTGACGCTTATCGTCTATCTGGCGCTGGAACATCTGTCGCGCAGCCCTTGGGGGCGCGTGCTGAAGGCACTGCGCGAGGATGAACGGGCGGCGATATCGTTGGGCAAGAGCGCACGGTTCTACCGTGTCCAGGCCTTCGCCGTCGGCGGCGCGATCATGGCGCTGGCCGGTGCCTTGCAGGCGCATTTCATCGGCTTCATCGCACCCGACAATTACCTGCCGATCCTGACCTTCCAGGTCTGGGTGATGCTGATCGTCGGCGGCTCGGGCAGCAACAAGGGCGCCATCATCGGCAGCATCCTAGTCTGGGCGATATGGGCCGGATCCGGAGCCGTGACGAGCGTTCTGGTCCCTCCCGAGCAGCAAGCGCGCGCGGCGGCCCTGCAGATCGCCGCTATTGGTGTGATGCTGTGCGTCATTCTTCTGGTCAGGCCGGGCGGCCTTTTCGGCGACATGCCGCGACGCGCACGGTTCGGCAAAGCCGCGAAAGCGGTCGCGGGCGAAGGCACCGTCAAGTGACGCAAGACATGGCCGGTTCCAGAACGGATAGCCTATCGCTCTGGCATGCCGTCAGCCGTGAGCGCCGCAAGCGGCCTGCTCTCGCGGGTGCTCTCGATGTCGACCTGGCAATTGTCGGCGGTGGCTTTTCCGGCCTTTCGACGGCTTTGCATGCCGCCGAAAAAGGCCGCTCCGTCGCCGTTCTCGAAGCGGAGATCATCGCTTGGGGCGCAACCGGCAGAAATGCCGGCTTCGTCGTGCCGAACTTCGCCAGGATGGACCCCGTCAATATCATCGCTCAACTCGGTCCAGAACGCGGCGAGCGCCTGATCGATTTCGCCGCGGGCAGCGCCGACCTCGTCTTCGATCTGATCAAGCGGCACGGCATTGCGTGCGACGCGCTCCAGAACGGATGGATACAGCCGGCGCATTCCCCTTCTGCCCTGGAGAAGGTCAAGTCACGCGCCGACCAGTGGGCGCGGCGCGGCAGGCCGGCCGTCGCGCTGAACGAAGGGGAGACCGAGGCGCTGACGGGCGCGCGCGGGTACATCGGTGGTTGGATGGACCGCTCAGGCGGCGTCCTCAACCCGGTCGAATATGCTGGTGGTCTCGCCGACGCGGCGGAAAAGGCCGGCGCGCGGATATTCGAGCATTCGCGGGTCATGTCGATCGACAGGATAGCGGACGGCTGGATGCTGAAAACAGCGGCGGGATCGGTGCGCGCCGGAAAGGTGCTGATCGCCACCAACGCCTATGGCGGGCCGCTCAACCCGACGCTCGCGCGTACCTACTTTCCGCTGAAGGTTTTCCAGATCGCGACCGCGCCGCTGCCCAGCGCGATACGCAGCCGGCTGCTTCCCGGCGGGCAAGGCGTCGGCGACACCAGGCGCAACCTTTTCACCTTCCGCTTCGATAGCGCGAACCGGCTGATATCAGGCGGCATGCATGTCTTCGGCGCCGGCGCTGATGCGCGGGTGCCGCAGACGATCTGGCGGCGGCTTGGCAGGCATCTCGATTTGCCCGAACTGCCGCCACTCGAATATAGCTGGTCGGGAATGGCCGCCGTCGAACCCGACTTCCTGCCCCACCTCGTCGATCTCGGGCCAGGATTGATCGCGGGCTTTGCCTGCAATGGACGCGGCATCGCGATGACCACGGCCACGGGCAAGGTGCTGGCGGACTGGGCCGATGGCGCGAATGCCAGGGATTTGCCGCTTCCGTTCGCGCCGCCGTCGCCGATCCCGTTCCACGGCCTGCTACGGCACGCGCCAAACATGCTGCTGCCCTGGAGCATGCTGCGCGACCGGCTGGACGCGGCGGCATAGCTACCGAGGCATCCGCACAGCCAGGATGCGTCGATCGGTGCGAGCGGGGTCGCCCTATCCGCCGAGATAAAGCCGGTGCAGTTCGTCCGGCGACTTGAGCAGTTGCATGCAATCGCCGTCATGGACGACGCGGCCACGCCGCATCACATAGGCGCGGTTGCCGATCGAAAGGGCCAGTGCGGCGAACTGCTCGACCAGCAGCACCGCCAGGCCATTGTCGGCGAGCTTGCGCACGGCGCTCATCAGCCGCGTGACGATGACCGGCGCCAGCCCTGCCGACATCTCGTCGATGAGCAGCACCTTGGGCCGTGTCAGAAGCGCGCGTGCGATGACCAGCATCTGCTGCTCGCCGCCCGACAGAAGGCTGGCCTTGACCGTGCGGCGCTGCACCAGCTCCGGAAACAGCGCATAGGCCTCAGTGAGGTCGGACCCAGCGTGCAGACTGACCCTGAGGTTCTCCTCGGTGGTGAGTTGGCGGAACACAGTGCGCCCTTGCTCGACATGGGCCAGCCCTTCGCGCGAGCGCACGCCCGGCCGCGCTTTCTGGATCTCGCGGCCATCGATGGCAATCGAGCCGCCGGCAATCGGGATGATGCCCGACAGGCCTTCGAGCAGCGTCGTCTTGCCGGCACCGTTGGCGCCGAGCACCACACTGATGGCGCCACTTTCGACCGATATGTCGAGCGACGACACGACAGGCAGCTCGGCGCGGTTGATCGAGAGGTTGGAAACGATGAGCTTGCTCATGCCGCGACGCTCTCTTCCTCGATACCGAGATAGGCTTTTTTCACCGAACCCTGGTCGAGCACCTTGGCCGGTGGGCCGGACGCGATGACGCGGCCGAAGTCCAGCACGGTGACCTCCGAGCAAACCGTCCGCACCAGATCCATGTCGTGCTCGACCAGCAGCACCGCCGACCCGAACAGCTTTGGGATCTCGGCGATGCGTTGCCCGAGCCGGAATGTCTCCTCATGCGACTGGCCGGCCGCCGGCTCGTCGAGCAGCACCACGGCTGGACGCGCGGCGACCACGCCGGCGACATCGAGCAGGCGCCTGGTGCCGGCATCAACCGAGACCACCAGCGTGTCTGGATCGGGACAATCGAGCCAGCCGAGGATCGCCTTGGTCTCGCTCGCCGACAGGCCCTTGGCCGCCAGCGCCAGATAGCCGCCGACGGTGAGCTCCGGCGCGATGCGGTTGGTCTGCCAGGTCCGGCGCACACCCTCGCGGGCACGCAGATGGACTTGCTTCGGTAAAGTGGAGAGCGGGTTGCTCATTCGGCGGCGTTTCGCTCGAACTGCATCGGGCTGATGTAGTCGAGCGCGGAATGCCGCCGGATGGGATTGTAGAAGCCGTCGATATATCGGGCAATGGCGGCTTGGGCATCGGCGCGGGTAAGGAAAGAGGTGCGCCAGATCAGTTCAGTTTTCAGCGTCTTGAAGAATGTTTCGACCATGGCGTTATCAAAGCAATTGCCCTTGCCTGACATTGAGATGATGACGCCGGCGGCACGCAATTCGGCTTGGTAGTCGATAGAACAATATTGGCTGCCGCGGTCGGAGTGGTGAATGAGGCCGGGTTCCGGCTGCCGCATGACGAACGCCTTGTTGAGCGCTGCCAGAGCCAGGCTGCGGTGTAGCCGGTTGCCAGCAGCCCAGCCAACGACCTTGCGGGCAAACAGATCGATGACGACAGCAAGGTACAACCAGCCCTCCCGCGTCCAGATGTAGGAGATGTCGGCACCCCATTTCTGGTTGGGACCAGTGGCGGCAAAATCCTGGTCGATGACATTGGGGGCAACCGGAAAGGCGTGTTCGCTGTCCGTCGTGCGCTTGAACCGCCGCTTCTGTCTTGCCTGGAGGCCATTCTCCCGCATCAGACGCGCCGTTCGTCGCCGGCCAATGGCAAAGCCATTGTCTTGCAGTTCCCGCGTCATGCGCGGGCTACCATAGGTTCCGTTCGACAGCGCGAACGACGATCGCACATGCGCCAGCATTATCATGTCGTCGCGCTGCCGGCGGCACGCCGGCCGGCGCCCCCAGGCAAAGTAGCCGCTCGGGCTGACACCCAGCGTCGCGCACAAACGGTCCACAGGGAAATCCTTCTTCGCCTGGTCGATGAGCGCGAACCTCACCGACTTCCCTCCTTGACGAAAAAAGCCGTCGCCCGTTTCAAGATATCCCGCTCCTGCCGAAGGATTTCATTCTCCCGCCGCAGCCGTTTCAATTCAGCGGCGACATCAGCATCAGGCGGACGCCCAGGATCGCCCATCTCACGATCCAGCTGCCGACCCATCCATCGCGTCAGCGTCGAGAAACCAACACCAAGATCCTCCGCGATCTGCCGCTTCGTCCGACCGCTCGTTCGCACAAGGCCAACCGCCTCCGCCTTGAACGCATCCGTAAACTGTCTCTGTTTCGTCATCGAGGTCGCCTTTCATCAGAAGGAAACTCTCCACTTTTTCGGGGCAAGTCCAAGATGCGCGGGCATGCCTTCGAGCGGCTTGCCGCCCAGTTTGATGCTGCCCTCATAGCTCGACAAGAAGCCGGCGACGGCATCGATGAAGGTCGACTTGCCGGCGCCATTGGGGCCGATCAAGCCGGCGACGGTGCCGGCGGCAACCGTCAGGCTGACGCCGTCGAGCGCCACCACGCTGCCGTAGCGCACAGTCAGCTTGTCAATGCTGAGCGCCGGGCCGGCCGCGCGGCTTACCAGGGCGGGCAGATCGCCTGCCGGCGCCGATGCAGCCGCCTTCACGCGTGCCGGCAAAAGCTTGCGCAACTGCCGGCGAAAGGCCTCGCTCATCGTCTCGCCGGTCGACAGCGCCTGCGTGGCGCCGATGGCGAACAGTACATTGCCGATGTCCTGCGGCAGGTCGAGCCGGCGCAGGATTTCGGGGAACATGACGACCAGCAGCCCGCCGATGATGGCGCCTTCGGCGAAATGCGCGCCGGTCATCACCGCCACGGCGTAAAGTGACAGCGACTGCATCATGCTGAAATTCTCGGAGACCAGCGTGCCGAGATAGCCGGCGAGCAGGCCGCCGGAAATGCCGGCGATAAAGGCTGAGATGGCGAAGGCCGACAGCTTGGCGGTGGCGATGCTGACGCCGTGGGCTGCTGCCGCGCGCTCGGAATGGCGCACCGCCAGCCAGGAAGCGCCAAGCCGCGAGCGGCTGAGGATTTCGAGCGCGACTGCAATGGTGACGTAAAACAGCAGCACGAAGATGAAATAGCCCTCGTCGCTGTCGAACAGTTCCGGTCGCAGCACCTGCAGGAAATCGGTCTGGCCGGGATAAGTCATG
This genomic interval carries:
- a CDS encoding branched-chain amino acid ABC transporter permease is translated as MMDLLGYGAFFLTTALMFSLITLGLNLQWGLTGLFNVGLAGFVAIGAYTSALLTTPEDVARLGGFGLPIIIGWLGAMIVGGIAAAITGMATLRLRSDYLAITTFGVAVVVQLVALNAQRLTGGPFGIGFIPRPFGELAETPLLFNLSNLAVVSAVTLIVYLALEHLSRSPWGRVLKALREDERAAISLGKSARFYRVQAFAVGGAIMALAGALQAHFIGFIAPDNYLPILTFQVWVMLIVGGSGSNKGAIIGSILVWAIWAGSGAVTSVLVPPEQQARAAALQIAAIGVMLCVILLVRPGGLFGDMPRRARFGKAAKAVAGEGTVK
- a CDS encoding NAD(P)/FAD-dependent oxidoreductase, which encodes MAGSRTDSLSLWHAVSRERRKRPALAGALDVDLAIVGGGFSGLSTALHAAEKGRSVAVLEAEIIAWGATGRNAGFVVPNFARMDPVNIIAQLGPERGERLIDFAAGSADLVFDLIKRHGIACDALQNGWIQPAHSPSALEKVKSRADQWARRGRPAVALNEGETEALTGARGYIGGWMDRSGGVLNPVEYAGGLADAAEKAGARIFEHSRVMSIDRIADGWMLKTAAGSVRAGKVLIATNAYGGPLNPTLARTYFPLKVFQIATAPLPSAIRSRLLPGGQGVGDTRRNLFTFRFDSANRLISGGMHVFGAGADARVPQTIWRRLGRHLDLPELPPLEYSWSGMAAVEPDFLPHLVDLGPGLIAGFACNGRGIAMTTATGKVLADWADGANARDLPLPFAPPSPIPFHGLLRHAPNMLLPWSMLRDRLDAAA
- a CDS encoding ABC transporter ATP-binding protein, giving the protein MSKLIVSNLSINRAELPVVSSLDISVESGAISVVLGANGAGKTTLLEGLSGIIPIAGGSIAIDGREIQKARPGVRSREGLAHVEQGRTVFRQLTTEENLRVSLHAGSDLTEAYALFPELVQRRTVKASLLSGGEQQMLVIARALLTRPKVLLIDEMSAGLAPVIVTRLMSAVRKLADNGLAVLLVEQFAALALSIGNRAYVMRRGRVVHDGDCMQLLKSPDELHRLYLGG
- a CDS encoding IS3 family transposase (programmed frameshift), which produces MTKQRQFTDAFKAEAVGLVRTSGRTKRQIAEDLGVGFSTLTRWMGRQLDREMGDPGRPPDADVAAELKRLRRENEILRQERDILKRATGFFRQGGKSVRFALIDQAKKDFPVDRLCATLGVSPSGYFAWGRRPACRRQRDDMIMLAHVRSSFALSNGTYGSPRMTRELQDNGFAIGRRRTARLMRENGLQARQKRRFKRTTDSEHAFPVAPNVIDQDFAATGPNQKWGADISYIWTREGWLYLAVVIDLFARKVVGWAAGNRLHRSLALAALNKAFVMRQPEPGLIHHSDRGSQYCSIDYQAELRAAGVIISMSGKGNCFDNAMVETFFKTLKTELIWRTSFLTRADAQAAIARYIDGFYNPIRRHSALDYISPMQFERNAAE